The Coffea arabica cultivar ET-39 chromosome 2c, Coffea Arabica ET-39 HiFi, whole genome shotgun sequence genome includes the window GTGAATTCTAACTAAATTTCGTCAAAACATCCACATACGTTTTGCCTTCTCTCTAGAATTAAGAAAGAGTACAATCCCATCTGCGATTTTCTCATATCTTTTACATATAAGATTATATTAAGTATGATTAGCTAAAGCGTTGTTAACAAAATATATTGCCAAAAGGGAATCAGCTTCAAATACAGCATGACAACTACCAAAAGTCCCAGACCATTTGTGGCCAATACTGTAAGCGCAAACGCACAAAACCAAACTCTTTGGTGGTCGTTTCAGAAAGGACCAACACAATCCTCCCGTCAAAATTACCCATTGAAGAACCATTTTCAACTTGGTCCAGCCCATCCAAAGAAaactcaaacttttttttttatttttttatcttgaGGTATGTTGAGCTTAGCCCAACACATTGATTCCAATATTATCACCAGTTGGTTGAGCTTACGGCCCAAGTTCCCTATCATATAATAGTAGCATtattcatttcatgcatattatTCAAATTAAACAACTTATTATAATGGCCATTGTTTTTACATTTTCTTACTCACAATTGAAAGTGGTCTGATGGGATCTCATGCGAGGCCATACTAAAGAGATGTTTTCCGTAAATCATATTTTATACCAGTTCCAATACACATTTAATTAATGCAAAACGATTTGTTTATTAAAgcactgcttttttttttttttttaaggagcaCTGCTTGTCTTCAGACACAAGTTCAAAAAGGCTGGCCTTTCTTGACCATAGCTTAAAGTACAACAGTGTTTCATAGAATACATTTGGGCCTTGACAGCGGTGCAGAAATATACTAAATTCCGGCCGAGATGTGATCTTCTGTAAATGGAACGAGTCCAGCTTCCCAGAAGTCCTACTAGAAAAGCCTAAATGATAATTGGGGGAGTTTATTTTTCCGTCATCAGCTGGTGCGATTAGCGAACTCCCAAGAGGTTTATGCATTCCACAACTAACGATTGCGTGATAATGGTTACAAGAATGTTTACAACCCAAAGTCGAATGAATTAAAAGAACGCTAACTAGTTAATCAGTAGGTGAAATCTGGGAAAGAGACTGTTTGCGGGACTGAATTGAGAGAAGAAATAAACGCTATTGCGGAAGCGAAAATCCAACCTCAATAAACGACATTAGGTATTGTCTTGCTATTAAGGATCATAAGTAATTCATGCAAGTTgaagttataattttttttaaactctttATATCTATGTTTGCTTAAAAGGAAGCTTTGTGCATCATAATATTTGGAGGGAAGAAGTGTAAGTGTGAGGTTTCGGTTCAAGTTCTTctacttaaaaaaaaacaaaaaagagttGCATATCACCTTATATCATCTGCATTGATTGGCAAATAAAAGTTCTTCAAACTTGAGTTTATCGCATTCTACAAGATTACCTTATATAATCTGTATTGATTAGCAAATAAAAGTTCTTCAAACTTATGTTTATCTTGTTCTACAAGGTTAAAAActgtggaatttttttttttttttgtatatgacAAATATTAACGTTCCAAAAGACAACTAATTCAACTAACaattaatttcaatttttttctcaaatctttagaataagaaaagaaagaaacaacttTAAAATTTGTAAGATTGATAAGTGCACAATTAATATTCTTATGTTCTTTACTCTGCAGCAATAAGCAAAAGAatcgctcttttttttttcttttgtttttttttgtgaaagtaACATATTTGGTATTAAAACTGTTAGAATGAGTTAAAAATGTGCCTTAacttataaatttagattgcaaGTAATGTACTTAAAAAAGCCAAGATCTATTAGGTATAAAAACCTTTGAAAGTAAATTATTTTTGAGAAAGGTTATTATTGGTATCAAACCAATAACgattcatacaagccaaatcTTCCAATTGATAATTAGGCCAAagagaaaattttaattcaattaattttttgttattttcatcaagatttttctttttatcaaaACTATTGAGTGTTTTTGGATATTAGATTATTTGggagttttttgaaaaaaaaaaatacagtagCACTCTTTTGATTTGATGtgtgtgaaataaaaaggtgattaaaaaatgtgttgatgatgcaagtaaataaattttaacaaataattcattatccaaacaaacccattaaTGTTTTCATGTTGTGATAAATTGAATAATATATAAAGTAGCATTTATCTTTAAACATAAAAGGATTTGCCTAGGGAGTAAGACGCCCTTccccagattttttttttttttttttttggaggaggAGGGGCTATGGGAATTTTGAACTTCCTTTCCAAAAAATAAAGCATTTGCCTTTCTTATGCTACTTTCGCCCATGGAAAAAAAGTTGGCCTTGttttgattgcattttttaGGAGTTttatagggaaaaaaaatactatagtaATGTAATgtgtgtgaaataaaaaaaataattgagaaaTATGTTTTGAGAATATTTCAAACATTTTTCATCAAAAACTCACAATCTAGACAAGTTCATGTATGTTTTTTTCACTCTGTTGAAACAAAACCCAGAGTAAAATGCAGTTCTCTGCCTAAattatttgcatattcttaggCTGTCAACTGCTCAAGCAAATGGTATCGGAGACCAAAATTTGAGTTATAAATTATTTTAGGGACCCAAGTGCATCATTGTTTATGCGAGTAACTAAAGAATGATTGGTCATAAATATGAGGGCCTATTTGTGCAATTTTTCGTCTTTTTGTTCTCTCATAGCATGTAATCATGTTATAAGGCCATGCTTGACTCGTTTCAAAAGATTAATCTCATTTTAGCTCTTTATAATTATAAGTAGCTGTACATTTTAATTAAACACGCTaaaagtgtaaaaaaaaaaaaaaaaaagggtttctcctcaagaaaaaaaaattttgtatttgaTAAAGTATAACACTTCAACTGAGCCCAGTTGGACTTAAGTGATAATATACTTGATTTGAGCTCAACTATTTAATGGAAAATAATTATACTTTACTTTAAATTAAGTTTGACCAAGCTATGTACAATTAGTAagatttcattttcaaaatttaactaTATTTCAAGGAAAGAGTTTgtctttttctacttttcttgtCTCAACGTGACATTTACTTTATTCTAAATGACTCATTAATTCTTCATTCCCATTATTGAATATTAGGTACGTTGCAATAAtggcttacaaaaaaaaattactattaatttttattatgttactaaaatttcaaatatttaaaagtGTTTCCCAACACATTACACGAGAAACACTACTCTCACACGAAAAATTCTGCCGGGTTTCAAATCCTCTAGTATATCAGAATTACAACCAACTAGGAATTTACTTGAAGAATACTAGAGGATTTATCCCGGCAATGCTTCAATTTCCTAATAATATTGGGGCGCTTTCACAATTTCCCATTTTCACTCCCGAAGAGAAGCTGTAGGAGGAGAAACACCAAAAAGAAGAGAGCTGGAATCACATGGGATGCTGTTTGGTTGATGGGGTCCTCTGACCTTTCcctctctttcctttcttccaaCCGACAATTATGAGCTTTAAACAATAGCAACAAAAAAAACCAATTATATTTCCcaatttattcttcttttttcctcctttcccTTTTCCGATCTAAAATCATGGCTAACGATAAGGTAACCAttccaattcacattctcactttttttctctcttttttttttaatttcaaaatgtTCAGTCTTGTTTCTTTCTGCTGATAATTAGTTACAGAGTcgtggagttttttttttccttatttttctttttggagtTAACTTTATAGGAAGTTAAGTCAAAGGTAGCATTCTTCTTGTTtagatttcttgaattttgttgGAATGATGTAGCTCTTGACTTGGAAAAAAGATCCTATTTTTAGAAACTGATGGTTTGACTAGCTaaattttggttcaaatttgTAGTTTAAGTTAATTTTAGTGCCTTCTGAGGAAATCCCTCTTTTTAAGTAAGTCTGTCGAGGTGAATGAAGTTGGTTTATGGTCAATTTTCTGGATAGCCAAGAGAGGGGCTTGATCTGTATTCTACTTAAAGTTtactgttttagttcttttcttGATCTGATCCCAGCTGACCTTTGTCTCTGGGTACTGTTTTAGTTGCTTTTTTTGGTCTATTTTTGGGCCCCCGGGGGTAGGGGGAGGTAGTTGTGGCAGAGGTGCTAGAGTGAGCCTTGATTCCAAAAGGTTGATATTTGATCTTTTTAACATATTCATTGGATCTCATAGTATCATTCAAGTGATTCTTTTCCCTGTTTTTGACTTGTGTTGATTTTGTATAGTCTATCCTTTGATTAGACTTTTTTATTCCAAAATTGTAATGCTACAATTCCTGAAGTGTCACCTCTAATCAGCATACTTTAGGTTGTTtgtaatttttgtttaattgtttatatGTTGTTTTTGATGTGTCATTCAGTTATGTTACCTTCTTGGGGTAGAAGCTACTGTTTTGAACTGTATTGTTGCTTAAAATTTGTGTACTTCAAAACTGCTCTTACTAGCATCTTGGTTTCATACTTGTGGCAGGAAATGTCTGCTCCTATTATGGATGGTCATGATACAGTTACTGGTCACATAATCTCAACGACTATTGGGGGCAAGAATGGAGAACCCAAGCAGGTAGAATTGTGGTTCTTGTTTGCTTATTAACTGGTTGCAATTGCATTTGTTGATGTTGCCTATTTTCATTCCGTAGCACTGAGGCTGCATTTTCTGTATGTCCAATATTAGCTTTGCCAACTCTGCTTTGCATTTTTTGGAATTGTTGATTAATCATATTACTTGTTGGATAACTACGTAAGACTTTGACATGATCTGATCAATTTTGCTCAAGAGATTATTGAAAACTTGTTTCCACTGCTTGATTCATTTTGCAGACTGTTAGTTACATGGCAGAGAGGGTTGTGGGGACTGGATCTTTTGGAATTGTTTTCCAGGTATGTGGATTACAAAATTATACTAATCTTTCATTTGTTAATCTTTTGCTTTAATTTCTGGGGTTATGCATGCTCATGTAGGCAAAATGTCTGGAAACTGGAGAAACTGTGGCTATAAAGAAGGTTTTACAGGACAGGAGATACAAGAATCGTGAATTGCAGTTAATGCGCACAATGGATCACCCAAATGTGGTGTCTCTAAAGCATTGTTTTTTTTCAACTACTAGTAAAGATGAGCTTTTTCTCAATTTAGTAATGGAGTATGTCCCTGAGTCAATGTATCGGGTTCTAAAGCATTATAGCAACATCAACCAGACGATGCCACTGATTTATGTTAAACTGTACACCTACCAAGTATGTGGGTTGCTTCCGTGCTAGTATATTTGCAGGGTTCTGTAGTGCTTGAGTGAAGCTAAATTTGTAGTTGTTTTTCAGATTTTCAGAGGTCTAGCTTATTTGCATAATGTTGCTGGAGTATGCCATAGAGACTTGAAGCCCCAAAACGTTTTGGTATATCTTGTCTTCATGTTCGACTTCAGTgtgcttgtttctttttctttgttcctTTCCTTGACAGTCATTGCTTGTCTTTTCAGGTTGATCCTCTTAGTCACCAAGTGAAGATTTGTGATTTTGGAAGTGCGAAAGTGCTAGTAAGTGCAAATCCTATAATTTCAGTGTTCTTTCCTTTGCCCTTTGCTTTgctgtttctttgtcaagttcTTCTGTCTTTGGTTGAAATGTACTGATACGCTACATTGGTACATAAATTTTTGGCTGCTGAAGCTAAGTTCCTCATAACCTATTGCATGTTGATGTACTGTGAGCGTCTTTAGAACCTTATTTCATACTTATGCATCAGCTGAGTCTTCTGTTAAACAGTCCAGCATCCAGGGGCAGATCTAGATTATGGCCTGTGGGGGCACCTGCCCCCGTTGGCCAAAGGAAACCTTCAATTTTACATATAGAAATTCAATAAACAATTGTTTAGCTTAGAAATTAATAGATATGCCCCCACTGatacttaaaaaaattttttttttagctccAAAAATTTGCAGAACGTCAATTTATATGTGCTATAAGTGATCTGATAACAACCCTTTGTAAAAGAACAAGTAAAGAACATAATGCGTCACTTTTATGGTAACTACATATTCATGTGTGGATAATCTGTTGTATTTATATACTTCTGTATGTATTTATTTATAGGAGTTTAGTCCACTACTGTTTCCAATATGTAATAGTTTGTTGTTGATGACGTTTTTCCCAGTGTTCCATTATGAAAGTTTTAGGCTTATTAAAGGAGCTGTGCTGCTCATGTAAATTTATGGACCTTTTTGATTCCTGTTAATGAGTGTGCTCATCTTTTTGTGATTATTAACCTACATCAGGTGAAGGGTGAAGCAAATATCTCGTACATTTGCTCAAGGTTTTATCGTGCTCCGGAACTCATATTTGGGGCCACAGAGTATACATCCTCCATTGATATCTGGTCAGCTGGATGTGTCCTTGCCGAGCTTCTTTTGGGACAGGTTATTTGCCATTTCCCTTTCGGGattttttttatactttttcttttttggtcctTTATATTGTGATATTTAATTGACTCATGATCTGATATACTTGCAGCCACTATTTCCCGGAGAGAATGCCGTTGACCAGTTGGTGGAGATTATAAAGGTACATTTTATGTAAGATGAAGTCAGAACTTGCAAGAAACTGA containing:
- the LOC113726186 gene encoding shaggy-related protein kinase eta isoform X1; protein product: MANDKEMSAPIMDGHDTVTGHIISTTIGGKNGEPKQTVSYMAERVVGTGSFGIVFQAKCLETGETVAIKKVLQDRRYKNRELQLMRTMDHPNVVSLKHCFFSTTSKDELFLNLVMEYVPESMYRVLKHYSNINQTMPLIYVKLYTYQIFRGLAYLHNVAGVCHRDLKPQNVLVDPLSHQVKICDFGSAKVLVKGEANISYICSRFYRAPELIFGATEYTSSIDIWSAGCVLAELLLGQPLFPGENAVDQLVEIIKVLGTPTREEIRCMNPNYTDFRFPQIKAHPWHKVFHKRMPPEAIDLASRLLQYSPSLRCTALEACAHSFFDELRDPNTRLPNGRHLPQLFNFKQELSGAHPDLINRLVPDHIKRQMGIQLMHPTGT
- the LOC113726186 gene encoding shaggy-related protein kinase eta isoform X2; translation: MSAPIMDGHDTVTGHIISTTIGGKNGEPKQTVSYMAERVVGTGSFGIVFQAKCLETGETVAIKKVLQDRRYKNRELQLMRTMDHPNVVSLKHCFFSTTSKDELFLNLVMEYVPESMYRVLKHYSNINQTMPLIYVKLYTYQIFRGLAYLHNVAGVCHRDLKPQNVLVDPLSHQVKICDFGSAKVLVKGEANISYICSRFYRAPELIFGATEYTSSIDIWSAGCVLAELLLGQPLFPGENAVDQLVEIIKVLGTPTREEIRCMNPNYTDFRFPQIKAHPWHKVFHKRMPPEAIDLASRLLQYSPSLRCTALEACAHSFFDELRDPNTRLPNGRHLPQLFNFKQELSGAHPDLINRLVPDHIKRQMGIQLMHPTGT